One genomic segment of Fusobacterium nucleatum includes these proteins:
- a CDS encoding septum site-determining protein MinC, with amino-acid sequence MSNHVIIKGKNDRLVIALDPNIDFLDICDILKTKILEAKDFIGNSRMAIEFSGRALTNEEENTLIGIITDNSDIAISYVFSKRAESEEENVDLDHLNSLIEEGKTHFYRGTLRSGSKIESDGNVVVLGDVNPSSMIRARGNVIVLGHLNGTVYAGLGGDDRAFIAAIYFNPIQITIGIKTITDIQDEILDSSRVDKKSKFKIASIKNQEIVVEELI; translated from the coding sequence ATGAGCAACCATGTAATAATAAAAGGAAAAAATGATAGGTTAGTAATTGCTTTAGATCCTAATATCGATTTTTTAGATATATGTGATATTTTAAAAACTAAAATCTTAGAAGCTAAAGATTTTATTGGAAATAGTCGTATGGCTATTGAATTTAGCGGAAGAGCCTTAACCAATGAGGAAGAAAATACGTTAATTGGAATTATTACAGATAATAGTGACATAGCTATATCTTATGTTTTTTCTAAAAGAGCAGAGTCAGAAGAAGAAAATGTAGATTTAGATCACTTAAATTCCTTAATCGAAGAAGGAAAAACTCATTTTTATAGAGGGACATTGAGATCAGGTTCTAAAATAGAATCAGATGGCAATGTTGTTGTGCTTGGAGATGTTAATCCATCTTCTATGATAAGAGCAAGAGGGAATGTTATAGTTCTTGGGCATCTTAATGGGACAGTATATGCTGGTTTAGGAGGAGATGATAGGGCTTTTATAGCTGCTATATACTTTAATCCTATTCAAATTACTATTGGTATAAAAACTATAACAGATATCCAAGATGAAATATTGGATTCTTCTAGAGTTGATAAAAAAAGTAAATTTAAAATTGCAAGTATAAAAAATCAAGAAATAGTTGTTGAGGAGTTGATATAA
- a CDS encoding nitronate monooxygenase, which yields MKNNKICEILGIKYPIFQGAMAWVSGGELAGAVSKDGGLGIIAGGGMEPELLRENIKKAKAITTNPFGVNLMLLRPDVEDQMNVCIEEGVKVITTGAGNPGAFMEKLKAANIKVIPVVPTVKLAERMEKIGADAVIVEGMESGGHVGTLTTMALLPQVVNAVNIPVIAAGGIASGKQFLAALAMGAEGIQCGTIFLTAKECLIHQNYKNIILKAKDRSTTVTGTSTGHPVRVIENKLAKEMIELERNGAPKEEIEKLGTGSLRLAVADGDIERGSFMSGQVAAMVNDERTTKEILEFLMNDLKLETEVLKRRLENWNI from the coding sequence ATGAAAAATAATAAAATTTGTGAGATATTAGGAATCAAGTATCCAATATTTCAAGGAGCTATGGCTTGGGTTTCTGGTGGAGAGTTAGCAGGAGCTGTTTCAAAAGATGGCGGACTTGGAATAATTGCTGGTGGTGGTATGGAGCCTGAGCTTTTAAGAGAAAATATCAAAAAAGCAAAGGCTATTACAACTAATCCATTTGGAGTAAACTTAATGCTTCTACGTCCTGATGTTGAAGATCAAATGAATGTATGTATTGAAGAAGGAGTAAAAGTTATAACAACTGGTGCTGGAAATCCAGGAGCTTTCATGGAAAAATTGAAAGCTGCTAATATAAAAGTTATACCAGTTGTACCAACTGTAAAGCTAGCAGAAAGAATGGAAAAAATTGGGGCAGATGCAGTTATAGTTGAAGGAATGGAAAGTGGAGGACATGTTGGAACTTTAACAACTATGGCACTACTTCCACAAGTAGTTAATGCAGTAAATATTCCAGTTATTGCAGCAGGGGGAATTGCTAGTGGAAAACAATTTTTAGCAGCCTTAGCTATGGGAGCAGAAGGTATCCAATGTGGAACTATATTTTTAACAGCAAAAGAATGTTTAATTCATCAAAATTATAAAAATATTATCCTAAAAGCTAAAGATAGATCAACTACTGTTACAGGAACTTCAACTGGGCATCCTGTAAGAGTTATAGAAAATAAATTAGCAAAAGAAATGATAGAACTTGAAAGAAATGGAGCTCCTAAGGAAGAAATTGAAAAATTAGGAACAGGAAGTCTAAGACTTGCAGTTGCTGATGGAGATATTGAAAGAGGAAGTTTCATGTCAGGACAAGTTGCAGCTATGGTAAATGATGAAAGAACAACAAAAGAAATTTTAGAATTTTTAATGAATGATTTAAAACTTGAAACAGAAGTTTTAAAAAGAAGACTAGAAAATTGGAATATTTAA
- the minD gene encoding septum site-determining protein MinD, with the protein MGARVIVVTSGKGGVGKTTTTANIGAGLADNGHKVLLIDTDIGLRNLDVVMGLENRIVYDLVDVIEERCRISQAFIKDKRCPNLVLLPAAQIRDKNDVTPEQMKNLIDSLKASFDYILVDCPAGIEQGFKNAIVAADEAVVVTTPEVSATRDADRIIGLLEASGIKEPRLVVNRLRIDMVKDKNMLSVEDILDILGIKLLGVVPDDETVVISTNKGEPLVYKGDSLAAKAFKNIVNRIEGVDVPLLNLDVKMSLLDKIKFVFKR; encoded by the coding sequence ATGGGAGCAAGAGTTATTGTAGTTACCTCTGGAAAAGGTGGTGTTGGTAAGACAACAACAACTGCCAACATAGGTGCTGGTCTTGCAGATAATGGTCATAAGGTTTTACTTATTGATACAGATATTGGGCTTAGAAACCTAGATGTTGTGATGGGCTTAGAAAATAGAATAGTCTATGATTTAGTAGATGTTATAGAAGAAAGATGTAGAATTAGTCAAGCATTTATAAAGGATAAGAGATGTCCGAATTTAGTGTTGTTACCAGCAGCACAAATAAGGGATAAAAATGATGTGACTCCTGAACAAATGAAAAACTTGATTGACTCTTTAAAAGCAAGTTTTGATTATATTTTAGTTGATTGTCCAGCAGGAATAGAACAAGGATTTAAGAATGCAATAGTGGCAGCAGATGAAGCAGTGGTTGTTACAACACCAGAAGTTTCAGCTACAAGAGATGCTGATAGAATAATTGGTTTATTAGAAGCCTCTGGAATAAAAGAACCAAGACTTGTTGTCAATAGATTAAGAATTGATATGGTAAAAGATAAGAATATGTTAAGTGTAGAAGACATACTTGATATATTAGGAATAAAATTATTAGGAGTAGTTCCTGATGATGAAACCGTTGTTATTTCTACTAATAAAGGAGAACCTCTTGTATATAAAGGTGATTCGTTGGCAGCTAAAGCCTTCAAAAATATAGTTAATAGAATTGAAGGTGTGGATGTTCCTTT